The Treponema primitia ZAS-1 genome window below encodes:
- a CDS encoding LuxR C-terminal-related transcriptional regulator translates to MQERLFYSNVPMAPGHQIYLDRPQVHGLLEMAVQSPIVTVTAGAGYGKTQAVYSFVRKFNAITAWIQFSERDNLGERFWENFTRAVEFIDKGTAVKLRDLEFPDTDQKFERYMRVPNRDIYPDRKYLFVYDDFHLIRDPGVLRFLERSITTPFSNITSILISRTEPRINSIPLLSKGYLAQITEDDLRFTADETQEYFRLQQVDASPDAAATVCRDTEGWAFAIHLAALAIKKEPAGKRYAPSSVKANIFKLIESEVFSLISEDLRKFLIKISLIEHLSRDILSDIAGDTGVLEELERLGSFVRYDPYLNAWRVHHLFLEYLSGRQGELSEEEKREVYGKAARWCVENNLKIDAFSYYEKAGAYDEFLELSYTLPPILPNRMAAFLLEILERAPDSVFQENPLAYILQTRFLFTLKQFDRASAGLKEIITQLEAEASSPFNNRALTGCYTNLGVIGMITSMHTCDYNYVSCFERAYHYSRLSGHILTGPHTVLPLSSYLCRVSSPEKGEAERYNEAIAAMVPYISDANGGICYGLDDMAWAELAFFRADMASAEQMAYQALFKAQKKNQYEIASRALFYLIRINLFYGIPEKIEELLKLMEAQLEEERYLNRYTDYDIQTGWFYTHIGQPSRVASWLKNDFEESDLNPILFGQETLVRVKYYITQKQHIKALRLIENDKDEYGLGAFLFGKIGHKLIEAMCFYDMKDISWAISSLEEAYRLAAPNGLDMIFIEQGKRTRALVSAVLKRKCSIPRDWLEKILRLSSAYAKKLYTVAEKFRDEQYDDKALSVILSRREMLVFQGLSRGLTREELAEDENISINTVKSVIRSVYNKLGAVNRADAVRIATGMGILQNSDPVNDTLKHGKKFNNS, encoded by the coding sequence ATGCAGGAACGATTATTTTACAGTAATGTCCCCATGGCTCCCGGACATCAGATTTATTTGGACCGGCCTCAGGTACATGGATTGCTGGAAATGGCAGTGCAGAGTCCCATTGTTACCGTAACTGCCGGGGCTGGCTATGGTAAAACTCAGGCGGTTTATTCATTTGTACGTAAATTCAATGCAATTACGGCCTGGATACAGTTCTCCGAAAGGGATAACCTGGGCGAACGTTTTTGGGAAAATTTTACCCGCGCCGTAGAGTTTATCGATAAAGGAACGGCGGTAAAACTCCGGGACCTTGAGTTTCCCGATACGGATCAGAAGTTTGAACGGTATATGCGGGTTCCCAATAGGGATATATATCCGGATCGGAAGTATCTTTTTGTCTATGACGATTTCCATCTGATCCGGGACCCGGGGGTGCTGCGTTTTCTTGAGCGGTCCATCACCACGCCCTTCTCCAATATTACTTCCATTCTTATTTCCCGGACGGAACCCCGGATCAATTCCATTCCCCTGCTCTCCAAGGGCTACCTGGCCCAGATAACCGAGGATGATCTGCGCTTTACGGCGGATGAAACCCAGGAGTATTTCCGTTTGCAGCAGGTAGACGCCTCGCCCGATGCGGCCGCCACAGTATGCCGGGATACTGAAGGGTGGGCCTTTGCCATACACCTGGCTGCCCTGGCCATCAAGAAGGAACCGGCGGGCAAGCGCTATGCTCCCTCCTCGGTTAAGGCTAACATCTTCAAGCTCATTGAAAGCGAGGTTTTTTCGCTTATCTCCGAAGATTTGCGAAAATTCCTGATCAAGATTTCCCTGATAGAACATCTGTCCAGGGATATTCTTTCGGACATAGCCGGAGATACGGGAGTTCTGGAGGAACTGGAACGGCTCGGCTCCTTTGTCCGTTACGATCCCTATCTGAACGCCTGGCGGGTCCACCATCTTTTCCTGGAATATTTAAGCGGCAGGCAGGGGGAGCTTTCGGAGGAAGAGAAACGGGAGGTCTATGGCAAGGCCGCCCGGTGGTGCGTAGAAAACAACCTTAAAATAGATGCCTTCAGTTATTATGAAAAAGCCGGGGCCTATGATGAATTTCTCGAATTGAGCTATACCCTTCCCCCCATACTGCCAAACCGTATGGCTGCGTTCCTCCTGGAGATTCTGGAACGGGCGCCGGATTCGGTGTTTCAGGAAAACCCCCTGGCCTACATCCTTCAAACGCGTTTTCTCTTTACCCTGAAGCAGTTTGACCGGGCTTCCGCAGGGCTTAAGGAAATCATCACCCAACTGGAAGCCGAAGCGTCCTCCCCCTTCAATAACCGTGCCCTGACGGGCTGTTATACCAACCTGGGCGTGATCGGCATGATAACCAGTATGCATACCTGTGACTACAATTATGTTTCCTGCTTTGAACGGGCGTACCATTACTCCCGGCTGAGCGGACATATTCTTACGGGCCCCCACACGGTGTTGCCCCTCAGTTCCTACCTGTGCCGGGTAAGCAGCCCGGAAAAGGGGGAAGCGGAACGGTATAATGAGGCGATTGCGGCCATGGTACCCTATATTTCGGACGCCAACGGGGGGATTTGCTACGGTTTGGACGATATGGCCTGGGCGGAATTGGCTTTTTTCCGCGCCGATATGGCCAGCGCGGAGCAGATGGCTTACCAGGCGCTGTTCAAGGCCCAGAAAAAGAACCAATACGAGATAGCAAGCAGGGCGCTTTTTTACCTGATACGTATCAACCTTTTCTACGGGATTCCGGAAAAAATAGAAGAACTGCTTAAACTTATGGAAGCCCAGCTTGAGGAAGAGCGGTATCTGAACCGTTACACCGATTACGATATACAAACCGGCTGGTTCTATACTCATATCGGCCAGCCTTCCCGGGTAGCCTCCTGGCTTAAAAATGATTTTGAGGAAAGCGATCTGAATCCCATCCTCTTCGGGCAGGAGACCCTGGTTCGGGTAAAATACTATATTACCCAAAAGCAGCACATCAAGGCCCTTAGGCTGATAGAAAACGATAAAGATGAATACGGACTGGGGGCTTTTCTGTTTGGGAAAATAGGGCACAAACTTATAGAAGCCATGTGTTTCTACGACATGAAGGATATCTCCTGGGCAATAAGCTCCCTGGAAGAAGCCTACCGGTTAGCCGCCCCCAATGGTCTGGATATGATCTTCATTGAGCAGGGGAAGCGCACCCGGGCCCTGGTCTCCGCCGTTTTAAAGCGCAAATGTTCCATCCCCCGGGATTGGCTTGAAAAGATACTCCGTCTATCTTCGGCCTACGCAAAAAAACTCTATACGGTGGCGGAAAAATTCCGGGACGAACAGTATGACGATAAAGCGTTGTCTGTAATTCTCTCCCGGCGGGAGATGTTGGTGTTCCAGGGTTTATCCCGTGGACTAACCAGGGAAGAATTGGCGGAAGATGAGAATATTTCCATAAATACTGTTAAGAGTGTTATCAGAAGCGTGTACAATAAGCTGGGCGCAGTAAACCGGGCGGATGCGGTGCGGATCGCCACGGGTATGGGCATCTTGCAAAATAGTGATCCGGTAAACGATACTCTTAAACATGGAAAAAAATTTAATAATTCATGA
- a CDS encoding flagellar motor switch protein FliG, with translation MAKIRTPVWPELSSEDTGAKTPGAKAPLSHGIAAYQNTMKPKESVPEPPPRRPPIIPEDGFVKTGETTEPRPDPNVDENPFLKLPKVLPRQKDAGEADSKLRRVAKFLILIGGDEAAGILSKLDVEQVEAISREIATIRGISKEEAAEVLEEFRSLLSSTYGVLGASSGGVEAARRLLYAAFGAEKGSDFLNRALPETKENALSFLEDFTGEQIALLLKEEFPAAAALILSRLPSKLSASVLVNIEPGRKMEIVKRIAHQGQTAPEVLEQVAAALREKARRLGSSTAANNQINLDGRNALAAILKQSDYSFGDRILQELDEEDPELSQELKERLHTLEDVIKAEDRPLQEKFRSMTDQDIALLLKGKDAEFTDKILSNVSAQRRNEIREEIRIMGPVPRRDVDEAVKAFLTWFRQCREEGRILLIDDKDVIL, from the coding sequence ATGGCGAAGATTAGAACCCCGGTATGGCCGGAATTGTCATCAGAAGATACAGGAGCCAAGACGCCGGGCGCTAAAGCGCCTTTGAGCCACGGTATTGCGGCGTATCAGAATACCATGAAGCCGAAGGAATCTGTACCGGAACCTCCTCCGCGCCGTCCCCCGATAATTCCCGAAGATGGGTTTGTAAAGACCGGGGAGACCACTGAGCCCCGGCCCGACCCTAACGTTGATGAAAATCCCTTTCTAAAACTGCCCAAGGTCCTCCCCCGCCAAAAGGATGCTGGTGAAGCGGACTCAAAACTCCGGCGGGTGGCCAAGTTTCTCATCCTTATCGGTGGGGACGAGGCGGCGGGCATCCTTTCCAAGCTTGATGTGGAGCAGGTGGAAGCCATTTCCCGGGAAATCGCTACTATCCGGGGAATTTCCAAGGAGGAGGCTGCGGAGGTCCTTGAGGAATTCCGTTCCCTCCTATCTTCCACCTACGGTGTTTTAGGCGCTTCCTCCGGCGGCGTAGAAGCTGCCCGGCGCCTCCTCTACGCCGCCTTTGGAGCTGAAAAGGGGAGTGACTTCCTCAACAGGGCTCTACCGGAAACCAAGGAAAATGCTCTCAGCTTTTTAGAGGACTTTACCGGTGAGCAGATAGCTCTGCTCCTAAAGGAAGAGTTCCCCGCGGCGGCGGCGCTGATTCTCTCCCGGCTGCCTTCTAAATTATCCGCATCGGTCCTGGTCAATATTGAACCGGGACGCAAGATGGAGATTGTCAAACGCATAGCCCATCAAGGCCAGACCGCTCCTGAGGTACTGGAACAGGTAGCAGCGGCGCTGCGGGAAAAGGCCCGTCGCCTGGGCAGCAGTACCGCTGCGAATAATCAGATCAACCTTGACGGCCGGAACGCCCTGGCGGCGATCCTGAAACAATCGGATTATTCCTTTGGGGATCGTATACTCCAGGAGCTTGATGAGGAGGATCCCGAATTAAGCCAGGAACTCAAGGAACGGCTCCATACCCTGGAGGATGTGATCAAGGCCGAGGACCGTCCGCTTCAGGAAAAATTCAGGTCCATGACGGATCAGGATATCGCCCTGCTTCTTAAAGGTAAGGACGCTGAATTTACCGACAAGATCCTCTCAAACGTTTCCGCCCAGCGGCGTAACGAGATACGGGAGGAGATCCGCATCATGGGGCCGGTACCCCGGCGGGATGTGGACGAGGCGGTGAAGGCCTTCCTCACCTGGTTCAGACAGTGCCGAGAAGAGGGACGAATTTTACTCATCGATGATAAGGATGTGATCCTATGA